The genomic stretch TACGCGCAGCCTGGCAGGCGACGCGGTAATCGTTCGCAAACCGCAGGATGCGGCGGACTATGTAATGGAAGATCTCCGTTATTTGAAGAAGGAGCATTTCGTCTGTTTATTTTTAAATACCAAAAATCATATTACTGCTCGTGAAACCTTATCAGTCGGGACGCTAAATGCGTCGCTGGTACATCCTCGAGAAGTATTTCGTGCGGCAATTCAGCGTAATAGTGCATCCATTATTTGCGTCCATAATCACCCGAGTGGCGATCCAGCACCAAGCCCGGAGGATATTTCTTTAACGAAGCGTTTGGTGGAAGCCGGACAGCTTGTCGGAATAGAAGTGTTGGACCATCTAGTTATCGGTGACGGGCGTTTCGTTAGTTTGAAGGAAAAAGGCTATATGTAATATAATAAAGTGATGTGGCAATTAGAAGGGAGCAACAACATGTTTGGTGGTTTTTCGAAAGATTTAGGTATTGACTTAGGCACTGCAAACACACTCGTATTCGTCAAAGGAAAAGGAATTGTAGTAAGGGAGCCTTCGGTGGTGGCTATTCGTACCGATACAAAAACAATCGAAGCAGTCGGCGAGCAAGCCAAAAAAATGATTGGCAGAACACCTGGCAACATTCGAGCAGTTCGTCCTATGAAGGACGGTGTTATTGCTGATTTTGAAACGACAGCAACGATGATTAAATATTTTATTCGACAAGCACAAAAGCAGCGCTCCTTATTTCCGCGTCATCCCAACGTAATGGTTTGTGTACCTTCAGGAATTACGGCAGTAGAAAAACGTGCTGTTGAGGACGCGACAAAGCAAGCCGGAGCACGAGAGGCTTACACGATAGAAGAGCCTTTCGCAGCCGCTATCGGTGCTGACTTGCCCGTTTGGGAGCCGACAGGAAGCATGGTTGTTGATATTGGCGGCGGTACAACAGAGGTTGCGGTCATTTCACTAGGTGGGATTGTTACTGCACGATCGATTCGTGTAGCTGGCGATGAGATGGACGATGCTGTCATTCAGTATATTAAACGGCAATACAATCTCATGATCGGCGAGAGAACGTCAGAGCAATTGAAAATGGAAATTGGTTCTGCTCTTCCATTGGATAAAGCCGAAACAATCG from Paenibacillus sp. FSL H8-0548 encodes the following:
- the radC gene encoding DNA repair protein RadC → MEPQSMILRDVPHEERPRERMMKYGAEALSHTELLAILLRTGTQKQSAVHLAGTILKQCGSLRNLMDMSMEELTTIRGIGPAKAVQLRAGIELGRRITRSLAGDAVIVRKPQDAADYVMEDLRYLKKEHFVCLFLNTKNHITARETLSVGTLNASLVHPREVFRAAIQRNSASIICVHNHPSGDPAPSPEDISLTKRLVEAGQLVGIEVLDHLVIGDGRFVSLKEKGYM
- a CDS encoding rod shape-determining protein, translated to MFGGFSKDLGIDLGTANTLVFVKGKGIVVREPSVVAIRTDTKTIEAVGEQAKKMIGRTPGNIRAVRPMKDGVIADFETTATMIKYFIRQAQKQRSLFPRHPNVMVCVPSGITAVEKRAVEDATKQAGAREAYTIEEPFAAAIGADLPVWEPTGSMVVDIGGGTTEVAVISLGGIVTARSIRVAGDEMDDAVIQYIKRQYNLMIGERTSEQLKMEIGSALPLDKAETIEIRGRDLVSGLPKTLAITSDEITEALTDTVNAIVDAVKVTLEKCPPELSADIMDRGIVLTGGGALLRNLDKLLQRETGMPVIVAENPLDCVAIGTGRSLDNIHLFKARNSSRSRR